A portion of the Haemophilus influenzae genome contains these proteins:
- a CDS encoding lactoferrin/transferrin family TonB-dependent receptor codes for MTKKPYFRLSIISCLLISCYVKAETQSIKDTKEAISSEVGTQSTEDSELETISVTAEKIRDRKDNEVTGLGKIIKTSESISREQVLNIRDLTRYDPGISVVEQGRGASSGYSIRGMDRNRVALLVDGLPQTQSYVVQSPLVARSGYSGTGAINEIEYENVKAVEISKGGSSSEYGNGALAGSVTFQSKSAADILEGDKSWGIQTKNAYSSKNKGFTHSLAVAGKQGGFEGLAIYTQRNSIETQVHKDALKGVQSYNRLIAKEDGSNAYFVMEDECPKDYNSCIPSAKPPAKLSSQRETVSVSDYTGANRIKPNPMKYESQSWFLRGGYHFSEQHYIGGIFEFTQQKFDIRDMTFPAYLRSTEKPDLENSSFYPKQDYGAYQRIEDGRGVKYASGLYFDEHHRKQRVGIEYIYENKNKAGIIDKAVLSANQQNIILDSYMQHTHCSLYPNPSKNCRPTLDKPYSYYHSDRNVYKEKHNMLQLNLEKKIQQNWLTHQIVFNLGFDDFTSALQHKDYLTRRVTATAKSISEKPGETPRRNGFKLQPYLYPKPNASFVGRDHCNYQGSSSNYSDCKVRLIKGKNYYFAARNNMALGKYVDLGLGIRYDVSRTKANESTISVGKFKNFSWNTGIVIKPTEWLDLSYRLSTGFRNPSFAEMYGWRYGGKNDEVYVGKFKPETSRNQEFGLALKGDFGNIEISHFSNAYRNLIAFAEELKNGKGKGKGKGNYGYHNAQNAKLVGVNITAQLDFNGLWKRIPYGWYATFAYNRVKVKDQKINAGLASVSSYLFDAIQPSRYIIGLGYDHPSNTWGINTMFTQSKAKSQNELLGQRSLGNTSRGVKSTRKLTRAWHILDVSGYYMVNRSILFRLGVYNLLNYRYVTWEAVRQTAQGAVNQHQNVGNYTRYAASGRNYTLTLEMKF; via the coding sequence ATGACTAAAAAACCCTATTTTCGCCTAAGTATTATTTCTTGTCTTTTAATTTCATGCTATGTAAAAGCAGAAACTCAAAGTATAAAAGATACAAAAGAAGCTATATCATCTGAAGTGGGCACTCAAAGTACAGAAGATTCAGAATTAGAAACTATCTCAGTCACTGCAGAAAAAATAAGAGATCGTAAAGATAATGAAGTAACTGGACTTGGCAAAATTATAAAAACTAGTGAAAGTATCAGCCGAGAACAAGTATTAAATATTCGTGATCTAACACGCTATGATCCAGGTATTTCAGTTGTAGAACAAGGTCGCGGTGCAAGTTCTGGATATTCTATTCGTGGTATGGACAGAAATAGAGTTGCTTTATTAGTAGATGGTTTACCTCAAACGCAGTCTTATGTAGTGCAAAGCCCTTTAGTTGCTCGTTCAGGATATTCTGGCACTGGTGCAATTAATGAAATTGAATATGAAAATGTAAAGGCCGTCGAAATAAGCAAGGGGGGGAGTTCTTCTGAGTATGGTAATGGAGCACTAGCTGGTTCTGTAACATTTCAAAGCAAATCAGCAGCCGATATCTTAGAAGGAGACAAATCATGGGGAATTCAAACTAAAAATGCTTATTCAAGCAAAAATAAAGGCTTTACCCATTCTTTAGCTGTAGCAGGAAAACAAGGTGGATTTGAAGGACTTGCTATTTACACTCAACGAAATTCAATTGAAACCCAAGTCCATAAAGATGCATTAAAAGGCGTGCAAAGTTATAATCGATTAATCGCCAAAGAAGATGGATCTAATGCATACTTTGTGATGGAAGATGAGTGTCCAAAGGATTATAACAGTTGTATACCTTCAGCCAAACCACCTGCGAAGTTATCCTCCCAAAGAGAAACCGTAAGCGTTTCAGATTATACGGGGGCTAACCGTATCAAACCTAATCCAATGAAATATGAAAGCCAGTCTTGGTTTTTAAGAGGAGGCTATCATTTTTCTGAACAACATTATATTGGTGGTATTTTTGAATTCACACAACAAAAATTTGATATCCGTGATATGACATTTCCCGCTTATTTAAGATCAACAGAAAAACCGGATTTAGAAAATAGTTCTTTTTATCCAAAGCAAGATTATGGTGCATATCAACGTATTGAGGATGGCCGAGGCGTTAAATATGCAAGTGGGCTTTATTTCGATGAACACCATAGAAAACAGCGTGTAGGTATTGAATATATTTACGAAAATAAGAACAAAGCGGGAATCATTGACAAAGCAGTGTTAAGTGCTAATCAACAAAACATTATACTTGACAGTTATATGCAACATACACATTGCAGTCTTTATCCTAATCCAAGTAAGAATTGCCGCCCAACACTTGATAAACCTTATTCATACTATCATTCTGATAGAAATGTTTATAAAGAAAAACATAATATGTTGCAATTGAATTTAGAGAAAAAAATTCAACAAAATTGGCTTACTCATCAAATTGTCTTCAATCTTGGTTTTGATGACTTTACTTCAGCGCTTCAGCATAAAGATTATTTAACTCGACGTGTTACCGCTACGGCAAAGAGTATTTCAGAGAAACCTGGTGAAACACCAAGAAGAAATGGTTTCAAATTACAACCTTACTTATACCCAAAACCAAATGCATCTTTTGTAGGACGAGATCATTGTAATTATCAAGGTAGCTCCTCTAATTATAGTGACTGTAAAGTGCGGTTAATTAAAGGGAAAAATTATTATTTCGCAGCACGCAATAATATGGCATTAGGGAAATACGTTGATTTAGGTTTAGGTATTCGGTATGACGTATCTCGTACAAAAGCTAATGAATCAACTATTAGTGTTGGTAAATTTAAAAATTTCTCTTGGAATACTGGTATTGTCATAAAACCAACGGAATGGCTTGATCTTTCTTATCGCCTTTCTACTGGATTTAGAAATCCTAGTTTTGCTGAAATGTATGGATGGCGGTATGGTGGCAAGAATGACGAGGTTTATGTAGGTAAATTTAAGCCTGAAACATCTCGTAACCAAGAGTTTGGTCTCGCTCTAAAAGGGGATTTTGGTAATATTGAGATCAGTCATTTTAGTAATGCTTATCGAAATCTTATCGCCTTTGCTGAAGAACTTAAAAATGGAAAGGGCAAGGGCAAGGGCAAGGGCAATTATGGATATCATAATGCACAAAATGCAAAATTAGTTGGCGTAAATATAACTGCGCAATTAGATTTTAATGGTTTATGGAAACGTATTCCCTACGGTTGGTATGCAACATTTGCTTATAACCGAGTAAAAGTTAAAGATCAAAAAATCAATGCTGGTTTAGCCTCCGTAAGCAGTTATTTATTTGATGCCATTCAGCCCAGCCGTTATATCATTGGTTTAGGCTATGATCATCCAAGTAATACTTGGGGAATTAATACAATGTTTACTCAATCAAAAGCAAAATCTCAAAATGAATTGCTAGGACAACGTTCATTAGGTAACACTTCAAGGGGTGTAAAATCAACAAGAAAACTTACTCGGGCATGGCATATCTTAGATGTATCGGGTTATTACATGGTGAATAGAAGTATTTTGTTCCGATTAGGAGTATATAATTTATTAAACTATCGCTATGTCACTTGGGAAGCGGTGCGTCAAACAGCACAAGGAGCGGTCAATCAACATCAAAATGTTGGTAATTATACTCGCTACGCAGCATCAGGACGAAACTATACCTTAACATTAGAAATGAAATTCTAA
- a CDS encoding transferrin-binding protein-like solute binding protein, with amino-acid sequence MKSVPFITGGLSFLLSACSGGGGSFDVDDVSNPSSSKPRYQDDTSNQRTKSNLDQLSIPSLGGGMKLVAQNIHPNSSKEPSLLNDYSVLTDLSLIMKDVKNNNQNGDTPIGSIDEPNATNPNKNHHGQKYVYSGLYYIPSWRQTDPSKNKYYAGYYGYAFYYGNKTATNLPVSGVAKYKGTWSFITATKYRQNYSLFSNARGQAYFRRSATPGDIDSENNSSNGDTGLISEFSADFGNKKLKGELSYTQRKTNNQAYKKEKLYDIDANIYSNRFRGKVIPKDKDPTSTEHPFTSEGTLEGGFYGPKGEELGGKFLADDNRVFGVFSAKETEKTPELRRETLIDGKLTTFSTKTTNGTTNATANTKTNAITDAENFKTEDISSFGEADYLLIDNQPIPLLPEEKTSDFITSRHHTVGNKRYKVEACCSNLSYVKFGMYYEDPLKEEKDKEKNKEKEEDKEKQTAATTNTYYQFLLGLRTASSEIPKMGNVEYRGNWFGYISDGTTSYSPSGDKERSKNAPADFNVDFVNKKLTGTLKRHDNGNTVFSIEANFNSGNDFTGKATAKDLVIDGKSTQATSKVNFTATVKGAFYGPDASELGGYFTYNGKDTTPKNSSAVPSSPNSPNARAAVVFGAKKQVETNNK; translated from the coding sequence ATGAAATCTGTACCTTTTATCACTGGTGGACTTTCCTTTTTACTAAGCGCTTGTAGCGGGGGAGGTGGATCTTTTGATGTAGATGACGTCTCTAATCCCTCCTCTTCTAAACCACGTTATCAAGACGATACCTCGAATCAAAGAACAAAATCTAATTTAGATCAGTTGTCCATTCCTTCTTTAGGGGGAGGGATGAAGTTAGTTGCTCAAAATATACATCCTAACTCAAGCAAAGAACCAAGCTTATTGAATGATTATAGTGTCTTAACTGACCTCTCTTTGATTATGAAGGATGTTAAAAATAACAATCAAAATGGGGATACTCCAATTGGCTCAATAGACGAGCCTAACGCAACAAATCCAAACAAAAATCATCATGGACAAAAATATGTATATTCGGGGCTTTATTATATTCCATCGTGGCGTCAAACAGATCCCTCAAAGAACAAGTATTATGCTGGTTACTATGGATATGCGTTTTATTATGGTAATAAAACTGCAACAAACTTGCCAGTAAGCGGTGTAGCTAAATACAAAGGAACTTGGAGCTTCATCACTGCAACTAAATATCGCCAAAATTATTCTTTGTTCAGTAATGCTAGAGGTCAAGCTTATTTTCGACGTAGTGCTACTCCAGGAGATATTGATTCCGAAAATAATTCCAGTAACGGTGACACGGGCTTAATAAGTGAATTTAGTGCAGATTTTGGGAATAAAAAACTGAAAGGAGAACTGTCTTACACCCAAAGAAAAACTAATAATCAAGCATATAAAAAGGAAAAACTCTATGATATAGATGCCAATATTTATAGTAATAGATTCAGGGGTAAAGTTATTCCTAAAGATAAAGACCCCACATCTACGGAACATCCCTTTACCAGCGAGGGAACATTAGAAGGTGGTTTTTACGGGCCTAAAGGTGAAGAATTAGGAGGAAAGTTTTTAGCTGATGATAACCGAGTTTTTGGGGTATTTAGTGCTAAAGAAACGGAAAAAACCCCAGAATTACGCAGAGAAACCTTAATTGATGGCAAGCTAACTACTTTCTCTACTAAAACAACCAATGGAACAACCAATGCAACAGCCAATACAAAAACCAATGCAATAACCGATGCAGAAAACTTTAAGACGGAAGATATATCAAGTTTTGGTGAGGCGGATTATCTTTTAATTGACAATCAGCCTATTCCGCTTTTACCTGAAGAAAAGACTAGTGATTTCATAACTAGTAGGCACCATACTGTAGGAAATAAACGCTATAAAGTGGAAGCATGTTGCAGTAATCTAAGCTATGTAAAATTTGGTATGTATTATGAAGACCCACTTAAAGAAGAAAAAGACAAAGAAAAAAACAAAGAAAAAGAAGAAGACAAAGAAAAACAAACGGCGGCAACGACCAACACTTATTATCAATTCTTATTAGGTCTCCGTACTGCCAGTTCTGAAATTCCTAAAATGGGAAACGTGGAATATCGCGGTAATTGGTTTGGTTATATTAGTGATGGCACGACATCTTACTCCCCCAGTGGTGATAAGGAACGCAGTAAAAATGCTCCCGCCGATTTTAATGTTGATTTTGTCAATAAAAAGCTAACAGGCACATTAAAACGACACGATAATGGAAATACCGTATTTAGTATTGAGGCAAACTTTAACAGTGGGAATGACTTCACTGGTAAAGCAACCGCAAAAGATTTAGTAATAGATGGTAAAAGTACACAAGCCACATCTAAAGTCAATTTCACGGCAACAGTAAAAGGGGCATTTTATGGACCTGATGCTTCTGAATTAGGCGGTTATTTCACCTATAACGGAAAAGACACTACACCTAAAAATTCCTCAGCCGTACCTTCATCACCCAATTCACCAAATGCAAGAGCTGCAGTTGTGTTTGGTGCTAAAAAACAAGTAGAAACAAACAACAAGTAG